The Paenibacillus sp. BIC5C1 DNA segment CATCGTTATTCTTAATCCGCTGCTGATTCTTTTCTTCATGTCAGCCATCATGCTTGTTCAGGTTATGGCCGTCAAAGTATGGCAGGCGAATCCTGTTCAGTTCGGACTGATCGAGACATGTATTCCACTAGGGTACATGCTGGGTTCCGGAATTCTGATCGCCTCAGGCAATCGGCTGAAACGAAGGGGACGATGGGTGTTTATCGGTCTACTGGTCCTTGGACCACTGTATATGCTGTTAGCCAATGTATCTTCTCCTTTGGTGGCCTTGCCGCTGATCATTGCTGGGGGAGCCATGTTTGCGTGCTGTACGATGTTAACCCAGATCATGATGCGTGCCGAGGTTCCCGATGAGCTGCAGGGGAGAATCTACGGGGTGCTTGGAACCATTACAAGTACAGCCCCGATCCTGGGATTAACGGTGGTTTCCGTTTTGGCTGATCAGTGGGGTGCCCAAACCGTGCTGGAAAGTTTGGGAGCATTGCTGTTGGTGGTAGGAATGATTGCATCAGTTGGATTAAAATCCATTCGGACCTATCGATAGCAAATGCAGCTATTTGTTAGGATGAGCCTAATCAAAGAACCCGGAAGCAGACGCTCATCGCGTCTGACTCCGGGTTGAATGATAGGACGGTGAAGGAATTAAGGCTGCCAGTTCACTGTAACGGTTGCGGTTCCACTGGTTGGTGTGGTGAAGGTATGATTGTTGCCATTTTCCCACGTAATCGTAGAACCGTTCTTTTTGAAGAACTTAAATTCCAGATTCGTTCCGGCAGGCACGCTCACGTCATAATACCAGGTTGGATAAGAATAGATCACTTGATTGAACGCCGGACCAATGGCGAGAGGGCTTGTGGACCAGTTACCCAATTCAGCGACATTGCCCGTCAGATAGAGATTCTGGCCGAGAGTTGTGGAGGCATTATTGATGACAAACCGAACGGAAACCTGGTTGCCACTAAGAATCGTGAAATTGTTATAGGTGTTACTGTTAACTCCGCTCGCTGCGACTTTAACTGCATAGTTGCCGGCGGCAACAGCAGGGATGGTCACTTTGATCTGAGTATCTTCCCATGATGTAATGGCTGAACCGGTAACAGCGGTTGTACCGAAATAGACAGTGCCTTTGGTAGTACCGAATCCACGACCATCAATGGTAACGGTATTACCTGCTTTACCCATTACAGGGCCCACATGACCGATGGTTGGTGTAGTGGTACTGGCTGTATACTGCCAGACCGCTGTAGCTCCTGCTGCCAATGTGAAGTTAGCGACGTTACCTCCTGTAGAGGTAATGTTATTCCCACTTAATGCACCTGCAAGAACGTCGTTGTATGTACCCGAAGGAAGTGAAGTGGTCAGGCCACTGATGGAAGTGGAAGTCGAAAGATTACGGTTAACCGCTACGACGGCCACGTTGTTGCCGAATTTACGTTCATACACATACACATCGTTGTTAATCCAGCGCTGCTGGGTAGTTCCATAGGCGATGGCTGGATTGGTTTTACGCAATGGAGCGAGCTTGCTGATAACGTTAAAAGCAGTTGTTGTTTTGGAGAAAGAAGGCATTTTGGCACGGTTATCCGGGTCACCGTTACCTGTCATATACTGCTCAGTGCCATAATAGATGGCTGGTACGCCACGTGAAGTAAGTGTAAATGCAAGAGCTTGTTCCAAGCGACGGTTGTTAACGGCACTTGTTTTGAAGCGATCCATGTCATGATTATCAATAAAAGTCACTTGGTCATTCACTTGGGCATAATCAGCGGCGGTGCTGGTGATCATGGAATCCAGGGCAACCATCGTGGATGTGTTATCACGGAACACGTTACGTACTTCATTGTTGAAACGGAAGTCAAGCAGACTCATGCCGGATTGGTTGGCGAAGTTGGTGTTGTCCGCATCGGATGCGGATGAACCCAGGAACCATTCACCAAACGTGAATACCGGTTTGTAGCCATAGATGGAAGACATCCAGTTCTTTTGCCATCCCATCGGCATATGCTTCACCGCATCCACCCGGATTCCGTCAATACCCATATCCAGCCAGAGCTTGATCGCATCCTTGAAGTAGGTGTCAATGGTGCTGTTATTGTGGTTCAGGTCAGCGAGATCATAGAGATTTTTGTAGATGCCATTCTCCAGTGTGGAGAAGTCGGAGCCGCCGTTGTGGTGGAAAAGTTTGTTCGTGTCATTGGTGTAGCCGCCAAGCAGAGTGCCGTTATTGTACAACTTTCCATTTTCTGCGAACGAGGTGTCGGTTTCCATGGCAGGAGAGGTATGGTTGGGAGCAAAATCAATGATGACTTTAATGCCTTTGGCATGTGCCGTATTGATCAGATTCTGGAAATCGGTCATCGTACCGAAAGCAGGATTGGTCTTCTTGAAGTCACGTGCCCAATACCCGTGATAAGCCGTATTGTTGACACCGGAATAGTTAATCAGCGAGTAAATGTTCTCCACAGGCTGGGAAATCCAGAGTGCCGTAATGCCGAGATCGGTAAAATAGTTATCGTTGATTTTATTGATTAGTCCTTGCCAGTCGCCCCCGCAATAGAGCTTCAGGTTGGAACAGGAGGCGTCATAGGCCGCCCCGGTAGGGTTGTTGGAGGGATTGCCGTCCAGAAAACGGTCGGTAAATACTTGATAAATAACATCAGTGCTGAAGTTCTGCTTGTTGGTTACAGCCGTATCAGCATCTGCGAATACGGACGCCGCCGGGAATATGGGCAGTGCACTTCCGGCCAGCAAGCTGAAGCTCAGCGTGGTACTGAGGATGATTCGCTTGGTCCATTTGAACATTGGTAATCCACCCTTCGTTTATTATATAAATTGAACTGAAGAATATTTACATTACGACTCCGATGACAGAACAACCTTCCGATCGCTGTTATCCCCAGATTTTTTTGAATCCCTTTTTCAAAGGGGAAAATCCGGGGATAAAGGCGAAGCGTATGCTTCCGATGAAGCTTTCCTTCAGAAAGCTTTTAGTTTCACTTCTTCAGGTTATTTCTGTCCTCTCCGTTCTCGTGCAAATGTGTAGTTCAATTTATATAGATTTGTGATCTCTTTTTTGATTAGAAAAGCGCTTTCAAGTTAGACTTTGGCAGGTTATTCTTAACGATATCCCCCCTTTTATGAACGCCAACAACCCCGGCACCTCCTGCTGGAGTTACCGGGGTTGTCCTAAACCGATTGGGTTTAAAAGCATGGCCCTCTAGTTATAATCACAACGTTATGATAATTAAATAATGGTTTGGTTGTCAATAACTTTTTCTTGAGCATTTTTTTTCTATTTCCATATTTACAAATCAGGCTCAACAGATTTAAACTATTCGCAGACCCACCAATATAAGGGCTATGCATTTTAGAACATTTCGGTGTTTTAAAACAACCCCGTCTCTTCAGAGACGGGGTTGTTTGTCGATGTAGCCAAGGGAAGAACGAAGCAGGACTAACAAAACAGAGAAACCCCGGTAGTGTATGAGCGAAATCTATAGGAGAGGCGGTTGATGGATCAGTGAACACTCATTCTGTTATCGAATGTGTGGAAGGTTTCAAGGCGTCCAGGCTGGACAACACACGAAAGATTTTTATCTATTTGCCACCAGGATATAAGGAGCATGTGGATCAACGCTATCCGGTGTTATACATGCATGCGGGTCAGAGAGCCTTCGGCTCTTCGACCGCGGGAAATGAAACGTGGCACGTAGATCAGGCGGCAGACCAACTGATTGATCAAGGCTTGATGGATGGACTGATCATTGTCGGAATTGCCCATGTTCGTCCAGTTACAAACAATGAATTCTATCATTTCATTGCGCCTGCAAGAGAAGCGGTGAGTGTGGGCTGCTCAGGCCTGGATTATGAACACTTTATCATTCATGAACTGAAACCATTCATTGACGAGCATTACCGCACACTTCCAGACAAGGACAACACGGGACTGCTTGGTTCTTCCGCAGCGGCACTCAGCACCTTCCATATAGGAACACGTCATCCTGATATTTTTGGCAAACTGATCATGCTCTCTCCCTTTTTCGTAGATGTGCAGCTGGATGAAACGTCGGAGAGCAGGTTACAGGAGGAGGATATGTACCTCATGCCTGAGGGCAGTGCTCCGATTCGAATGTGGATGGATATAGGGGATGCAGAAGGGTTATTTCTTCCTTCCCAGGTAAGAAATGTAGCCCATCAGATGCTCGAACTGGGATATAAGCCTGGCAAGGACATCGCATTTCTGGAACAGCCGGATGCAGGTCATCAGGAAGCGGATTGGGGAGAGCGGGTTCATCTTCCGCTACTATACCTGTTTGGCCGAATCGGGAATCCAATTTCTTTAGAGCTGATGGGAAGGGACGTTATCGGATTGAAGGGCGGCATGAGCGGGCACATCAATGCGCTGCTTCATCACGACAGCGGGTTCACCATGAGTGTGCTAGAAGGGGATTATCATTCCGATCAACCGGATGTTCTTGAGGTTCGATCCAGTGGGGAATTGGTTCCTGTCAAGATGGGGCATGCCGTAGTTACCCTGACGGTGGGAGAGTTGACGGCATCACGGATGTACACGGTTGTGGAAGAATTATCGGGTCACGTAACAGTCTGCATGACTGCCGAGGTACCCTTTCAAGACATGTATGATGACTCGATCTACGGAGGCATGGGCATGAAGCTTCTGCACACCGGAGGTGGTCATTATGAAGGTTGTTTCGAGGTTCCGCGCGACAGCGGATTTCGGTTCAGGTTCACGCGAGGCTTCCGGCAGTTTGAAACTGATGCAGATGGCAAGCCACTGCCCAATCGGGTGTTTCGTGCCCATGATAACCTGTCTCTACATTACAAAATCCAGTCTTGGGGCAGCACGGCTGCCAAAGCCGGGAACAGGAGGTAGCCATGATTAGTCAACCATTTCAACCAACGATGGATATTCCGTATTATTATCCCTGTAATTTTCCTTTGATTCACGAAATCCTTCAGCGTCAGGGCTCGATAAGCAGTCTCGGTCTGTTGGCTTCCAGCCGCTTGTATAGTCTGACTTCCTGTTCGGATCGTGGCCTGATCAAGCCTTATTTTCATAAGCTGGATTATGAGGAGCCGATGTGGGAAGTGTTTGGAGAACGGGAGTTTGACAGCTTCGCACAAGGAAAGGCATATATTCGGGAACGCCTTGAAAATGAGGGCATTTTGGTCGTTACAGGCACAAGTTATTGCTTGCCTTATGGGGAAGATTATAGAAATCCCGAGTATATTCATAAACTCGTTAAACAAGATTCACGCCTGCATCTGGTCGATCATTGGCTGGCTGTGTACGGGATGGATGAGGAGCAGTTCTATGTCTATGATCCCGTTCCCTCCAAATACATGGGAGCTGTATCGTCTACTGATTTCCAGGAGTTCTGGAAAGGGAACAAAAATATCTCCGAGCTCGAAATAGCCCGTCGCAAAGAAACATTACGAACATATGGCACGATGGAGATTCGTGCTGTGGAGACACTCGACGCTGCAGGTTACCGAGACATGCTGCGCTCTGCGCTGGCGACGCAGGCCCATGAATTCATCGCGGGCAGAACAATCTGGCAGGGCAATCGAAGCTATTATTTTGGACAGGCTGTAACATCACAATTGTTACAAAGATTGCACCCGGATGCCGAGGTGGATCGGGAACAGGAGAAAGCCATCTCCGCGTTCCTGTTCGACATGCGCTGGAGCCGCTACTTTTTCCGTGATTTGCTGGAGGAAGCGGCCCAATGGCTTGATTCTCCTCATGATCAATATGTTGAGGAATTCGGTGCAATGATAGTTCGGTGGGAACAAGCCCATAAGCTGCTGCAGATCGCCAGAATGAAACGAAGCCCTGAATGGCGGGAGCAGTTAACAGATATTATCGAACAATTGGCGGCGGACGAATTACGCTGGTACGAAGCGCTAATGACTACACATCAGCATGCCGATCGCTTCAGACAGATCCCATCGACTGGGGAAAACCCCGCGCCTACGCCTTCACATCGGGAAGTTATTGAGCGAATTGTGCTGGATAGCTGCCATGAGATCAATCGGTACCATAACGCGTCCATTCCTCTGGAGCATGGCTTGCAAGCACCCCTGTATGGAAGTCGGGGGAGACTGGACTCCCTTGAACTTGTCACTTTACTTGCGGTTGTTGAGCAAGGGGTTGAAGATACATTTGGTGTAGGGATAACTCTCGCGGAATTGGCGGCCGCTTCCATGCCGGAAAGTCCTTATCAAACGGTGGAATCACTGGTTGAGTATCTGGAGGCGCAATTGAAGTATTGCTCAAAGGATGATAAGGGATGAATATCACTTCCCTTCTGGAACGGTTCACCGCGTATGGTAGTCGCCCTGCGTTGATATGGAAGGACGAACAATATAGTTATAACTGGTTATTGGATCAGATTCAGACCTTTAGCCAGTGGATTTCCACTGAAGGGCTCGAAGGGGCCATCGTTGTGCTTGAAGAGGATTATTCTCCTTATGCCGCAGCGGCACTGATCGCTCTTCTGGAACGGAATTGTATTGTGGTTCCGCTGGATCGACACTTGATTGAGGCCAAACGGAATGAGTATACAGCGCTCGCTCAGGCAGAATGGCGAATGAGTGTTGGGGAAGGGGAAGCTATAGCCAGACATTGCTCTGTGCAAGGGAGTCGGTCCCCGATATTGTCAAA contains these protein-coding regions:
- a CDS encoding alpha-amylase family glycosyl hydrolase is translated as MFKWTKRIILSTTLSFSLLAGSALPIFPAASVFADADTAVTNKQNFSTDVIYQVFTDRFLDGNPSNNPTGAAYDASCSNLKLYCGGDWQGLINKINDNYFTDLGITALWISQPVENIYSLINYSGVNNTAYHGYWARDFKKTNPAFGTMTDFQNLINTAHAKGIKVIIDFAPNHTSPAMETDTSFAENGKLYNNGTLLGGYTNDTNKLFHHNGGSDFSTLENGIYKNLYDLADLNHNNSTIDTYFKDAIKLWLDMGIDGIRVDAVKHMPMGWQKNWMSSIYGYKPVFTFGEWFLGSSASDADNTNFANQSGMSLLDFRFNNEVRNVFRDNTSTMVALDSMITSTAADYAQVNDQVTFIDNHDMDRFKTSAVNNRRLEQALAFTLTSRGVPAIYYGTEQYMTGNGDPDNRAKMPSFSKTTTAFNVISKLAPLRKTNPAIAYGTTQQRWINNDVYVYERKFGNNVAVVAVNRNLSTSTSISGLTTSLPSGTYNDVLAGALSGNNITSTGGNVANFTLAAGATAVWQYTASTTTPTIGHVGPVMGKAGNTVTIDGRGFGTTKGTVYFGTTAVTGSAITSWEDTQIKVTIPAVAAGNYAVKVAASGVNSNTYNNFTILSGNQVSVRFVINNASTTLGQNLYLTGNVAELGNWSTSPLAIGPAFNQVIYSYPTWYYDVSVPAGTNLEFKFFKKNGSTITWENGNNHTFTTPTSGTATVTVNWQP
- a CDS encoding alpha/beta hydrolase yields the protein MNTHSVIECVEGFKASRLDNTRKIFIYLPPGYKEHVDQRYPVLYMHAGQRAFGSSTAGNETWHVDQAADQLIDQGLMDGLIIVGIAHVRPVTNNEFYHFIAPAREAVSVGCSGLDYEHFIIHELKPFIDEHYRTLPDKDNTGLLGSSAAALSTFHIGTRHPDIFGKLIMLSPFFVDVQLDETSESRLQEEDMYLMPEGSAPIRMWMDIGDAEGLFLPSQVRNVAHQMLELGYKPGKDIAFLEQPDAGHQEADWGERVHLPLLYLFGRIGNPISLELMGRDVIGLKGGMSGHINALLHHDSGFTMSVLEGDYHSDQPDVLEVRSSGELVPVKMGHAVVTLTVGELTASRMYTVVEELSGHVTVCMTAEVPFQDMYDDSIYGGMGMKLLHTGGGHYEGCFEVPRDSGFRFRFTRGFRQFETDADGKPLPNRVFRAHDNLSLHYKIQSWGSTAAKAGNRR